A portion of the Stella humosa genome contains these proteins:
- a CDS encoding haloacid dehalogenase type II, with the protein MTQLRPKYITFDCYGTLTRFRMPEMSRELFGDRVPADGMDRFIRDFAAYRFDEVLGDWKPYADVLMNAVERTCKLWRIPFRPADGKAIYEAVPTWGPHADVAEPLARVAKHYPLVILSNASNDQIQSNVDKLGAPFHRVYTAQQANAYKPRLQAFEYMLDQLGCGPGDILHVSSSLRYDLMSAHDLRITDKVFVNRGHDPSCPEYGYHEVRDIGGLAKLLGV; encoded by the coding sequence ATGACTCAGCTCCGGCCCAAGTACATCACCTTTGACTGCTACGGCACGCTGACCCGCTTCCGCATGCCCGAGATGTCGCGCGAACTGTTCGGCGACCGCGTCCCGGCCGATGGCATGGACCGCTTCATCCGCGACTTCGCCGCCTATCGCTTCGACGAGGTGCTGGGCGACTGGAAGCCCTATGCCGACGTGCTGATGAACGCGGTGGAGCGCACCTGCAAGCTGTGGCGCATCCCGTTCCGCCCGGCGGACGGCAAGGCGATCTACGAGGCGGTGCCGACCTGGGGGCCGCATGCCGACGTGGCCGAGCCCCTGGCGCGGGTCGCCAAGCACTACCCGCTGGTCATCCTGTCGAACGCGTCGAACGACCAGATCCAGTCGAACGTCGACAAGCTGGGGGCGCCCTTCCACCGCGTATACACCGCCCAGCAGGCCAATGCCTACAAGCCCCGCCTCCAGGCCTTCGAATACATGTTGGACCAGCTCGGCTGCGGGCCGGGCGACATCCTCCACGTCTCGTCCAGCCTGCGCTACGACCTGATGTCGGCGCATGACCTGCGGATCACCGACAAGGTCTTCGTCAACCGCGGCCACGACCCGTCCTGCCCGGAATATGGCTATCACGAGGTGCGGGACATCGGCGGCCTGGCGAAGCTGCTGGGCGTCTAG
- a CDS encoding GNAT family N-acetyltransferase: protein MTLSPSPLRALVVDDLEAAHDLSRAVGWAHRLDDWRFVHGLGHGFAADDAGRLVGTGMYWPFGQGFATLGLVIVDPARQGAGIGRRLMTGLLEAIGPRTTLLIATDAGAPLYEKLGFATIGGIVQHQGQDCRVPDQAMPAGWRIRPAAMADLAALAALDTQATGLARPHVLQALLTVAEGAVLERDGQPVGFAVCRLFGRGRVVGPIVAPDEAGARALIAHWIAACPGQFMRVDIPDTVGLGPWLEAHGLARIAPGIAMARGPAPVQTGDARLFGLINQALG from the coding sequence ATGACCCTTTCCCCATCCCCTCTCCGCGCGCTGGTCGTGGACGACCTGGAAGCCGCCCACGACCTGTCCCGCGCGGTCGGCTGGGCGCATCGGCTGGACGACTGGCGCTTCGTCCATGGACTGGGCCACGGCTTTGCGGCCGACGATGCGGGGCGACTGGTCGGTACGGGCATGTACTGGCCGTTCGGCCAGGGCTTCGCCACGCTGGGCCTCGTGATCGTCGACCCCGCGCGCCAGGGGGCCGGCATCGGCCGGCGCCTGATGACGGGGCTGCTGGAGGCGATCGGCCCGCGCACCACCCTGCTGATCGCGACCGACGCCGGTGCACCGCTCTACGAGAAACTGGGCTTCGCCACCATCGGCGGCATCGTGCAGCACCAGGGCCAGGACTGCCGCGTGCCCGACCAGGCCATGCCCGCCGGCTGGCGCATACGCCCGGCCGCCATGGCGGACCTGGCGGCGCTGGCGGCGCTGGATACCCAGGCGACCGGGCTGGCCCGGCCCCATGTCCTGCAGGCGCTGCTGACGGTGGCCGAGGGCGCGGTGCTGGAGCGGGACGGGCAGCCGGTCGGCTTCGCCGTTTGCCGCCTGTTCGGGCGCGGCCGCGTCGTCGGCCCGATCGTGGCCCCGGACGAGGCCGGCGCCCGCGCGCTCATCGCCCACTGGATCGCGGCCTGTCCGGGCCAGTTCATGCGCGTCGACATCCCCGATACGGTCGGCCTCGGCCCCTGGCTGGAGGCCCACGGCCTGGCCCGCATCGCCCCCGGCATCGCCATGGCCCGCGGCCCCGCCCCCGTGCAGACCGGCGACGCGCGGCTGTTCGGACTGATCAATCAGGCGCTAGGCTGA
- a CDS encoding amidase has translation MSGSYDPRTFQAPTFHDATPAFAAGSDTPRAYLERCLAVIAQREPVVQAFTIVNQDGARAAADESTRRWAAGRPLSPIDGMPIGIKDLLETKDMPTEMGCEAYRGNFPRRDNAAVSALRRAGAVVMGKTVTAELGGAHPGATTNPFDPARTPGGSSSGSAAAVGAGMVPATVGSQVGGSIIRPAAFCGNYALKPTQGGINRGERQTTSMSTHGIHAGSIEDVWVTSMEIVRHAGGDPGRRGLMGPYTTPGAVKPGRLIVLETEGWPDVDDPTRGAFAAVLEGLEKAGVTLLRRGDHAWIEALERAVANGRSLCGGITAWENHWGHRNLVDVAGDKVSARARATLEKAEAMTLDDYRTLLADRDAAQQRHATLAPLADACIMLSCPGPAPLWPGDRPGQPLAPRPTGDFVFNAPSSMLFAPAFTMPLMGVGGMPVGVQLMGQQHEDARITAMARWVMGAVAPVVA, from the coding sequence ATGTCCGGCAGCTACGATCCGCGCACCTTCCAGGCGCCGACCTTTCACGACGCCACGCCCGCCTTCGCCGCCGGCAGCGACACCCCGCGCGCCTATCTGGAGCGCTGCCTGGCGGTGATCGCCCAGCGCGAGCCGGTGGTGCAGGCCTTCACCATCGTGAACCAGGACGGCGCCCGGGCGGCTGCCGACGAAAGCACCCGGCGCTGGGCCGCGGGCCGGCCGCTGTCGCCCATCGACGGCATGCCGATCGGCATCAAGGACCTGCTGGAAACCAAGGATATGCCGACCGAGATGGGCTGCGAGGCCTATCGCGGCAACTTCCCCAGGCGCGACAATGCCGCCGTCTCGGCCCTGCGCCGGGCGGGTGCCGTCGTCATGGGCAAGACGGTGACGGCCGAGCTGGGCGGCGCCCATCCCGGCGCCACCACCAACCCGTTCGACCCGGCGCGCACGCCGGGCGGCTCGTCGTCGGGCTCGGCCGCGGCGGTTGGGGCCGGCATGGTGCCGGCCACCGTCGGCTCGCAGGTCGGCGGCTCGATCATCCGGCCGGCCGCCTTCTGCGGCAACTATGCCCTGAAGCCGACCCAGGGCGGCATCAACCGCGGCGAGCGCCAGACCACCAGCATGAGCACGCACGGCATCCATGCCGGCTCGATCGAGGATGTCTGGGTGACCTCCATGGAGATCGTGCGCCATGCCGGCGGCGACCCGGGCCGGCGCGGCCTGATGGGGCCTTACACGACGCCCGGTGCCGTGAAGCCCGGCCGCCTGATCGTGCTGGAGACCGAGGGCTGGCCCGACGTCGACGACCCCACCCGCGGCGCCTTCGCCGCCGTGCTGGAGGGGCTGGAGAAGGCCGGCGTCACCCTGCTGCGGCGCGGCGATCATGCCTGGATCGAGGCGCTGGAGCGGGCCGTCGCCAACGGCCGCAGCCTGTGCGGCGGCATCACCGCCTGGGAGAACCACTGGGGCCACCGCAACCTGGTCGACGTGGCCGGCGACAAGGTGAGCGCACGCGCGCGGGCCACGCTGGAAAAGGCCGAGGCGATGACGCTCGACGACTATCGCACCCTGCTGGCCGATCGCGACGCCGCCCAGCAGCGCCACGCCACCCTGGCGCCGCTGGCAGACGCCTGCATCATGCTGTCCTGCCCCGGGCCTGCCCCCCTGTGGCCGGGCGACCGGCCGGGCCAGCCGCTGGCGCCGCGGCCGACCGGCGACTTCGTCTTCAACGCCCCCAGCTCGATGCTGTTCGCGCCGGCCTTCACCATGCCGTTGATGGGTGTGGGCGGCATGCCGGTCGGCGTGCAGCTTATGGGCCAGCAGCACGAGGATGCCCGCATCACCGCCATGGCCCGTTGGGTCATGGGGGCGGTGGCGCCAGTCGTGGCCTGA
- the prpB gene encoding methylisocitrate lyase, with amino-acid sequence MPYLIAADLPDEPAGVRFRRLVERPGILRMPGAHNGMAALQAKAAGFEALYLSGAAMTASMGLPDLGIITIEEVCFFIRQVARSSGLPLLVDGDTGYGEALNVMNMVRAFEDAGAGAVHLEDQLLPKKCGHLNDKKLADARDMAAKVAAAARARRHLYVVARTDAAASEGLDGAIARARLYREAGADAIFPEAMTSAEMFRAFAAALPGVPLLANMTEFGRTPYFTGAEFAEMGYRMVIWPVSSLRVANKAQARLYAALRRDDSTHEMLDHMQTRAELYATIGLHDYEALDASIVQTIVPPAIGNG; translated from the coding sequence ATGCCGTACCTGATCGCGGCCGACCTGCCGGACGAGCCGGCGGGCGTGCGCTTCCGCCGGCTGGTCGAGCGGCCCGGCATCCTGCGCATGCCGGGCGCGCACAACGGCATGGCAGCACTCCAGGCCAAGGCGGCGGGGTTCGAGGCGCTCTATTTGTCGGGGGCCGCGATGACCGCCTCCATGGGCCTGCCCGACCTCGGCATCATCACCATCGAGGAGGTGTGCTTCTTCATCCGCCAGGTCGCCCGCTCGTCCGGGCTGCCGCTGCTGGTCGACGGGGACACCGGCTATGGCGAGGCGCTCAACGTGATGAACATGGTCCGCGCCTTCGAGGATGCCGGCGCGGGTGCGGTCCATCTGGAAGACCAGTTGCTGCCCAAGAAGTGCGGCCATCTGAACGACAAGAAGCTGGCCGACGCCCGCGACATGGCGGCCAAGGTGGCCGCCGCCGCCCGGGCGCGACGCCACCTCTACGTCGTCGCCCGCACCGACGCCGCGGCGTCCGAGGGGTTGGACGGGGCGATCGCCCGCGCGCGGCTCTACCGCGAGGCCGGCGCCGACGCCATCTTCCCCGAGGCGATGACCAGTGCCGAGATGTTCCGCGCCTTCGCCGCGGCATTGCCCGGCGTGCCGCTGCTGGCCAACATGACGGAGTTCGGGCGCACGCCCTATTTCACGGGCGCGGAGTTCGCGGAGATGGGCTATCGCATGGTGATCTGGCCGGTCTCGTCGCTGCGCGTGGCCAACAAGGCGCAGGCCCGGCTCTATGCGGCACTGCGCCGGGACGACAGCACGCACGAGATGCTCGACCACATGCAGACCCGGGCCGAGCTCTATGCCACCATCGGCCTGCACGACTACGAGGCGCTCGACGCCTCCATCGTCCAGACCATCGTTCCACCCGCCATCGGCAATGGCTGA
- a CDS encoding nitrile hydratase subunit alpha, translating to MTDTHTASLDQRTRALESALADRGLLPPGFVEEFTAHAEEQWVTANGARMVARAWTDGDFRERMLKDGRSAAAEMGFGMPEHHRHLVVLENTPDIHNLIVCTLCSCTAYTIIGAAPDWYKDMEYRARVVRESRTALKEMGLDLPASTEIRVWDTTADTRYMILPVQPPATQGWPADRLADIVTQASMIGTERLDGVGTPAAAKE from the coding sequence ATGACCGACACCCACACCGCCTCGCTCGACCAGCGCACCCGCGCCCTGGAATCGGCCCTGGCCGACCGCGGCCTGCTGCCGCCCGGCTTCGTCGAGGAATTCACCGCCCATGCCGAGGAGCAGTGGGTGACCGCCAACGGCGCCCGCATGGTGGCGCGCGCCTGGACCGACGGCGACTTCCGCGAGCGGATGCTGAAGGACGGCCGGTCGGCCGCGGCCGAGATGGGCTTCGGCATGCCCGAGCATCACCGCCATCTGGTGGTGCTGGAGAACACGCCCGACATCCACAACCTGATCGTCTGCACGCTCTGCTCGTGCACCGCCTACACGATCATCGGGGCCGCACCCGACTGGTACAAGGACATGGAGTACCGCGCCCGCGTCGTGCGCGAATCCCGCACGGCCCTGAAGGAGATGGGGCTGGACCTGCCGGCCAGCACCGAGATCCGGGTGTGGGACACGACGGCGGACACCCGCTACATGATCCTGCCCGTGCAGCCGCCGGCGACACAGGGCTGGCCGGCGGACCGGCTGGCGGACATCGTCACGCAGGCGTCGATGATCGGCACCGAGCGGCTGGACGGCGTCGGCACGCCCGCGGCGGCGAAGGAGTAG
- a CDS encoding SH3-like domain-containing protein codes for MDGMHDLGGKQGFGRIAYPARPHDETWEPLARALSAWAVKNRHYNMDEYRHAIERMAPIHYISAPYYERVLTAAATLLVEKGVVTAAELAARVDGTFPLSLPLGPGREAVPPQSFAIGETVRVRNLFVPGHVRMPGYIRGKQGVVVHISPPYPFPDAHAHNMQAAEEPTYDVRFRSTELWPESADEAFVHVGVFQSYLEKVRNRA; via the coding sequence ATGGACGGCATGCACGACCTGGGCGGCAAGCAGGGCTTCGGCCGCATCGCCTACCCCGCCCGCCCCCATGACGAGACCTGGGAGCCGCTGGCCCGCGCGCTGTCGGCCTGGGCCGTGAAGAACCGGCACTACAACATGGACGAGTACCGCCACGCGATCGAACGCATGGCGCCAATCCACTACATCTCCGCCCCCTACTACGAGCGCGTGCTGACGGCCGCCGCCACCCTGCTGGTCGAGAAGGGCGTCGTCACCGCAGCCGAACTCGCCGCCCGCGTCGACGGCACCTTCCCGCTGTCCCTGCCGCTCGGACCCGGCCGCGAGGCCGTCCCGCCGCAGAGCTTCGCCATCGGCGAGACCGTGCGGGTGCGCAACCTCTTCGTCCCCGGCCATGTCCGCATGCCGGGCTACATCCGCGGCAAGCAGGGCGTCGTCGTCCACATCTCCCCGCCCTACCCCTTCCCGGACGCCCACGCCCACAACATGCAGGCGGCCGAGGAGCCGACCTACGACGTGCGCTTCCGCTCCACCGAGCTGTGGCCGGAATCGGCGGACGAGGCGTTCGTCCATGTGGGAGTGTTCCAGAGCTATCTGGAGAAGGTGCGAAACCGGGCATAA
- a CDS encoding 5-formyltetrahydrofolate cyclo-ligase, with the protein MADRPDDDLPAGYASPPCFMHELDPAWLGLPAAPEDAQQRRDVARWRKAERQRLIAARMALDPSLRRHWCDRIAAHLDASLGPLDGLTVSGWWPIRAEPDLRTWADTLPDRGASYALPVVAEKGRPLVFRRWRRGDRLEPGVWNIPTPVDGPEVVPDIVLAPIVGFDRACWRLGYGGGYFDRTLAVLPAGRTVVGVGFSLFAIPTIYPQPHDIPMGMIVTEEGRRSEYLNR; encoded by the coding sequence ATGGCCGACCGGCCGGACGACGACCTTCCCGCGGGATACGCTTCCCCACCCTGCTTCATGCACGAGCTCGACCCGGCCTGGCTCGGCCTGCCCGCGGCGCCGGAGGATGCCCAGCAGCGCCGTGACGTCGCGCGCTGGCGCAAGGCCGAACGCCAGCGCCTGATCGCCGCCCGCATGGCGCTCGATCCCAGCCTGCGACGGCATTGGTGCGATCGCATCGCCGCCCATCTGGACGCCAGCCTCGGCCCGCTCGACGGCCTTACCGTCAGCGGCTGGTGGCCGATCCGCGCCGAGCCCGACCTGCGCACCTGGGCCGACACCCTGCCCGATCGCGGTGCCAGCTACGCCCTGCCGGTAGTGGCGGAGAAGGGCCGCCCGCTGGTCTTCCGCCGCTGGCGACGCGGCGACCGGCTGGAACCCGGCGTCTGGAACATCCCGACCCCGGTCGACGGCCCCGAGGTCGTCCCCGACATCGTGCTGGCCCCGATCGTCGGCTTCGACCGCGCCTGCTGGCGGCTGGGCTATGGCGGCGGCTATTTCGACCGCACGCTGGCCGTTCTGCCAGCCGGTCGCACGGTTGTGGGCGTCGGCTTCAGCCTGTTCGCGATCCCGACGATCTATCCGCAGCCGCACGACATCCCGATGGGGATGATCGTGACGGAGGAGGGTAGACGGTCAGAGTATCTGAATAGATAA
- a CDS encoding ZIP family metal transporter, with amino-acid sequence MTPETLSPILLGSVGSLLAGLLTAVGAAPILFMDPPTERRERVLLGFSAGVMLAASFFSLIMPGVEVLEKAGNGPAVAAAIMALAVALGAGGIAALNRLAPVDHLVIGPSGDPTGMIRRIWLFVIAITLHNFPEGMAVGVSFGGGDFDQGLATAVGIGVQNMPEGLAVAASLATLGYSRGWAFAAALASGLVEPLGGLLGVLVVVNVGWLLPWGLGIAGGAMIYVVAAEIIPLSQREDEDGHAILALMVGLVGMMFLDIALG; translated from the coding sequence ATGACGCCGGAAACGCTGTCGCCGATCCTGCTCGGTTCGGTCGGCAGCCTGCTGGCGGGGCTGCTGACCGCCGTCGGCGCGGCGCCGATCCTTTTCATGGACCCGCCGACGGAGCGTCGCGAGCGCGTGCTGCTCGGCTTCTCGGCCGGCGTCATGCTGGCGGCCTCGTTCTTCTCCCTCATCATGCCGGGGGTGGAGGTGCTGGAGAAGGCCGGCAACGGCCCGGCGGTGGCGGCCGCGATCATGGCCCTGGCCGTGGCGCTCGGAGCGGGCGGCATCGCCGCCCTCAACCGCCTGGCCCCGGTCGACCATCTGGTGATCGGCCCCTCGGGCGATCCCACGGGCATGATCCGGCGCATCTGGCTCTTCGTCATCGCCATCACGCTGCATAACTTTCCGGAGGGGATGGCGGTCGGCGTCAGCTTCGGCGGCGGCGACTTCGACCAGGGGCTGGCGACCGCCGTCGGCATTGGCGTCCAGAACATGCCCGAGGGGTTGGCCGTGGCGGCGTCGCTGGCGACGCTCGGCTACAGCCGTGGCTGGGCTTTCGCGGCGGCCCTGGCAAGCGGCCTGGTGGAACCGCTGGGCGGCCTGCTCGGCGTGCTCGTGGTCGTCAATGTCGGCTGGCTCCTGCCCTGGGGGCTGGGCATCGCGGGCGGGGCCATGATCTATGTCGTGGCGGCCGAGATCATCCCCCTGTCGCAGCGCGAGGACGAGGACGGCCACGCCATCCTGGCCCTGATGGTGGGCCTGGTCGGCATGATGTTCCTCGACATCGCGCTGGGGTAG
- a CDS encoding GNAT family N-acetyltransferase: protein MPPTLATQRLTLVPLGQEHLADYTALIAQPAVHRYLSSAKAIAADPPGQAQRIIELAQAQWRERGYGPFAVFATDTGAFVGRGGLFWVERLQAVEINYMLEPAAWGTGYATELSRRFLEFGFDALGLERMVATTNPDNAASQRVLLKVGMRPDGQRDFGTHMVDFFFIDRADWLAAGGA from the coding sequence TTGCCGCCGACCCTCGCGACCCAGCGCCTGACCCTGGTTCCCCTCGGCCAGGAGCATCTGGCCGACTATACGGCGCTGATCGCCCAGCCGGCGGTTCACCGCTACCTGTCGAGCGCCAAGGCGATCGCGGCCGACCCGCCCGGGCAGGCGCAGCGCATCATCGAACTGGCCCAGGCCCAGTGGCGCGAGCGCGGCTATGGCCCGTTTGCGGTGTTCGCGACCGACACCGGCGCCTTTGTCGGTCGCGGCGGCCTCTTCTGGGTGGAGCGGTTGCAGGCGGTCGAGATCAACTACATGCTGGAACCGGCCGCCTGGGGCACGGGCTACGCGACCGAGCTGTCCCGCCGCTTCCTGGAATTCGGCTTCGACGCGCTGGGGCTGGAACGCATGGTCGCCACCACCAATCCCGACAATGCCGCCTCGCAACGGGTGTTGCTGAAGGTCGGCATGCGGCCGGATGGGCAGCGGGATTTCGGAACGCACATGGTGGATTTCTTCTTCATCGACCGCGCCGACTGGCTGGCCGCCGGCGGGGCATGA
- a CDS encoding alpha/beta fold hydrolase, whose product MAYATTNDGVRLYYEESGSGSPVIFVHEFAGDLRSWEPQMRHFAKRHRCVAYNARGFEPSDVPESPSSYSQARAADDIAAILDHLGYDKAHIVGLSMGGFATLHFGLRHLDRALSLCIGGCGYGAEVGQKERFRAEADVISAFILKEGMQAFAEKYAFGPSRVQFQNKDPRGFAEFKQILSEHSALGSANTQIGVQRERPSLYDLVEEMKGITVPTLLLSGDEDWPCLQPGLLMKHTIPNSALAIIPNAGHAINLEEPDAYNRLVGDFLAQVEAGRWPNRDPRAISGSITGMKA is encoded by the coding sequence ATGGCCTATGCGACCACAAACGATGGCGTGCGCCTCTACTACGAGGAATCCGGCTCCGGCAGCCCGGTCATCTTCGTCCATGAGTTCGCGGGCGACCTGCGCAGTTGGGAGCCGCAGATGCGCCACTTCGCCAAGCGCCATCGCTGCGTCGCGTATAACGCCCGCGGCTTCGAGCCGTCCGACGTGCCCGAGAGCCCGTCTTCCTATTCGCAGGCGCGCGCGGCCGACGACATCGCCGCCATCCTGGACCATCTGGGCTACGACAAGGCCCACATCGTCGGCCTGTCGATGGGCGGCTTTGCCACCCTGCATTTCGGCCTGCGCCACCTGGACCGGGCGCTGTCGCTCTGCATCGGCGGCTGTGGCTACGGCGCCGAAGTCGGCCAGAAGGAGCGTTTCCGGGCAGAGGCCGACGTCATCTCCGCCTTCATCCTGAAGGAAGGGATGCAGGCCTTCGCCGAGAAATACGCCTTCGGCCCGTCGCGGGTGCAGTTCCAGAACAAGGACCCGCGCGGCTTCGCGGAGTTCAAGCAGATCCTGTCGGAGCATTCGGCCCTGGGCTCGGCCAACACCCAGATCGGCGTGCAGCGCGAGCGGCCCTCGCTCTATGATCTCGTCGAGGAGATGAAGGGCATCACCGTGCCCACCCTGCTGCTGAGCGGCGACGAGGACTGGCCCTGCCTGCAGCCGGGCCTGCTGATGAAGCACACGATCCCCAACTCGGCGCTGGCCATCATTCCCAACGCCGGCCACGCCATCAACCTGGAAGAGCCGGACGCCTACAACCGCCTGGTCGGCGACTTCCTGGCCCAGGTGGAAGCGGGGCGCTGGCCCAACCGCGACCCGCGCGCGATCAGCGGCTCGATCACTGGAATGAAGGCCTAG
- a CDS encoding GntR family transcriptional regulator — MSSDSVAVPGTPAWGVGPGLLRGGDFALPSVIATEIARVLSDRIVFLELAPGTRILEEEVGASFGVSRSPIREAFRMLEGDGLVIRAARRGVSITPMSRRDLDEVYACRVGLEGLAAAEAARRIDDEGRALVERLLAGLQAAFTADDVPTFFQHNVAFTRAIHALSQNQTLIRIVAGIEKQALRYRYLAHLQSREMLAMTLEGHGGVAEAVLAGKADLARRRASQLMRRSHGVIARALAESAYGLPGDTGTAELEDS, encoded by the coding sequence ATGTCCTCGGATAGCGTCGCCGTTCCCGGCACGCCGGCCTGGGGTGTGGGCCCAGGACTGCTGCGCGGCGGCGATTTCGCCCTGCCATCGGTGATCGCGACCGAGATCGCGCGCGTGCTGTCCGACCGCATCGTCTTCCTAGAACTGGCCCCCGGCACCCGCATCCTGGAGGAAGAGGTCGGCGCCAGCTTCGGCGTCAGCCGCTCGCCCATCCGCGAGGCCTTCCGCATGCTGGAGGGCGACGGGCTGGTGATCCGGGCCGCCCGGCGCGGCGTCAGCATAACGCCGATGAGCCGGCGCGACCTGGACGAGGTCTATGCCTGCCGCGTCGGGCTCGAAGGCCTGGCGGCAGCCGAGGCCGCGCGGCGCATCGACGACGAGGGCCGGGCGCTGGTGGAGCGGCTGCTGGCCGGCTTGCAGGCGGCCTTCACGGCTGACGACGTGCCGACCTTCTTCCAGCACAATGTCGCCTTCACCCGCGCGATCCATGCCCTGTCGCAGAACCAGACGCTGATCCGTATCGTGGCCGGTATCGAGAAGCAGGCATTGCGCTACCGCTACCTGGCCCACCTCCAGTCGCGCGAGATGCTGGCGATGACCCTGGAAGGCCATGGCGGCGTGGCCGAGGCGGTGCTGGCCGGCAAGGCCGACCTGGCACGCCGGCGGGCGAGCCAACTGATGCGGCGGTCCCATGGGGTGATCGCGCGGGCGCTGGCGGAGTCCGCCTACGGCCTGCCGGGCGACACCGGGACGGCCGAACTCGAGGACAGTTGA
- a CDS encoding SDR family NAD(P)-dependent oxidoreductase — MTLAADLDFAGRRVLVTGAANGLGAAMAAAFHAAGATLVLADIEEGPLAAVAARHGAEAHVYDQADAASVARLVEAAGPVDVLISNAGVLVAKPLLETSLEEVRRVIDIDLVGAIRLIQLVGAGMVARGRGVILSIGSQTAFSGGENRAVYAAAKAAISQITRGAAVEWAPHGVRVLCLAPGRSLTRMSRATVQAGSSGDRGLARVPAGRWGTAEEMAKLALFLTSDAAAYIVGETVIADGGYVLG, encoded by the coding sequence GTGACCCTGGCGGCCGATCTCGACTTCGCCGGCCGGCGGGTGCTGGTCACGGGGGCTGCCAATGGCCTGGGTGCTGCGATGGCGGCGGCGTTCCATGCGGCCGGCGCCACGCTGGTCCTGGCCGACATCGAGGAAGGGCCCCTGGCCGCGGTGGCTGCGCGCCATGGCGCCGAGGCCCATGTCTATGATCAGGCCGACGCGGCCTCCGTCGCGCGCCTGGTCGAGGCGGCCGGCCCGGTCGACGTGCTCATCAGCAATGCCGGCGTGCTGGTGGCCAAGCCGCTGCTCGAAACCAGCCTCGAGGAGGTGCGCCGCGTCATCGACATCGACCTAGTGGGCGCGATCCGCCTGATCCAGCTCGTGGGCGCCGGCATGGTCGCGCGTGGGCGCGGCGTCATCCTGTCGATCGGTTCCCAGACCGCTTTTTCCGGCGGCGAGAACCGCGCGGTCTATGCCGCGGCCAAGGCCGCCATCTCGCAGATCACGCGCGGGGCGGCGGTCGAATGGGCGCCCCATGGCGTGCGCGTCCTCTGCCTGGCACCGGGGCGCTCTCTCACTCGCATGTCGCGGGCGACGGTGCAGGCCGGCAGTTCCGGCGATCGCGGGCTGGCGCGGGTGCCGGCCGGGCGCTGGGGCACGGCCGAGGAGATGGCCAAGCTGGCCCTGTTCCTGACCTCGGACGCGGCCGCCTACATCGTCGGCGAGACGGTGATCGCCGATGGCGGCTATGTCCTCGGATAG
- a CDS encoding NAD-dependent epimerase/dehydratase family protein, whose translation MTDGPILVTGIGGLIGAAVLRRFVADGLPVVAMDRAPPPGLDLDRMGVPFLPHDLPDPQRWHEAIVRFGVRRVVHAGSISGPMLLGDNPARICDINLGGLMGLLDAARTHRLGRIVWFSSIMAYGERGDLVPVSEDTPLRPHTVYGATKAAGEALVHAYHAEQGVDAVALRVASCYGPGRTTACLIRTLVEDGLAGRPTPVHPAPGRSRQHIFVGDVVTAIRAALDTPSLPRRAYNIGPGRTQTIEEIVAEVGQAVPGVRLALDPQGLAWNTFGLGALSIDAASRDLGFAPSTSIAAGAVATRDWVQQRGAA comes from the coding sequence ATGACCGACGGGCCGATCCTCGTCACCGGCATCGGCGGCCTGATCGGGGCCGCCGTGCTGCGCCGGTTCGTGGCCGACGGCCTGCCGGTGGTGGCGATGGATCGCGCGCCGCCGCCGGGGCTTGACCTCGACCGGATGGGCGTGCCGTTCCTGCCCCACGACCTGCCCGACCCGCAGCGCTGGCACGAGGCGATCGTGCGCTTCGGCGTCCGCCGGGTCGTCCATGCCGGCAGCATTTCCGGCCCGATGCTGCTCGGCGACAATCCGGCGCGCATCTGCGACATCAACCTGGGCGGGCTGATGGGGCTGCTGGATGCCGCGCGCACCCATCGGCTTGGCCGGATCGTCTGGTTCTCCTCGATCATGGCCTATGGCGAGCGCGGCGACCTGGTGCCGGTCAGCGAGGACACGCCCTTGCGACCGCACACGGTCTATGGCGCGACCAAGGCGGCGGGCGAGGCGCTGGTCCATGCGTATCATGCCGAGCAGGGGGTGGATGCCGTGGCGCTGCGCGTCGCGTCCTGCTACGGGCCCGGCCGCACCACCGCCTGCCTGATCCGCACGCTGGTGGAGGACGGGCTGGCCGGTCGCCCGACCCCGGTCCATCCGGCGCCCGGGCGCAGCCGCCAGCACATTTTCGTCGGCGACGTGGTGACGGCGATCCGGGCTGCCCTGGATACCCCCAGCCTGCCGAGGCGCGCCTACAACATCGGCCCCGGGCGCACGCAGACGATCGAGGAGATCGTGGCCGAGGTCGGCCAGGCCGTGCCGGGCGTGCGCCTGGCGCTCGATCCGCAGGGACTGGCCTGGAACACCTTCGGGCTGGGCGCGCTGTCGATCGATGCCGCCAGCCGCGATCTCGGCTTCGCGCCGTCGACCAGCATCGCCGCCGGAGCGGTCGCCACGCGGGACTGGGTGCAGCAGCGGGGCGCCGCGTGA